In Macadamia integrifolia cultivar HAES 741 chromosome 5, SCU_Mint_v3, whole genome shotgun sequence, a single window of DNA contains:
- the LOC122079626 gene encoding WEB family protein At3g02930, chloroplastic-like isoform X1, translating to MNSSKSKSSIPEASQSKTLTATPRVSKVTRVVAKSDADSPKPLQNSRVSIDRSPRSADSKPLQNSRLSIDRSPRSADPKPAMQNSRLSIDRSPRSADPKPAIDRRSPKPKIATPPDRPRVLKVSELEAQLNLVQEDLRKSKERLASAEKDKAQVLAELREAKRLAEEANEKLSEALVAKKRAEENSEIEKFRAVELEQAGIEAAQRQDGEWQKELEAVRSQHAVDVAALLSATQDLQRVKQELAMASDAKNQALSHADDAAKIAEIHAKKVELLSAEVIRLKAMFDSKSEREANESTELIKILNSEVDSLKQELAKAKSIEQKLLETEALVEQFRIEVEAAKKAELTASNLVEEWRKKVREFESRVEEANQMERSATESLDLLMKQLEGKSNLLQDSESEIASLKEKVDSMEISIGQQRKDFEESEHRLETAKQEASEMVRMVEFMKAELETVTEEKMQALNNEQLAASSVQDLLAEKNKLINELETSRGEEEKSKKALESLASALQEVSADAREAKEKFLSSKDELENAKTQIEELKFVVHTTNEKYETMLEESKQEIDLLTKALDYSNHEVKNSKAEWERKELNLGSSIKKSEEETYVAKREIDRLVHLLKKAEDEAQSSKEEGARILSTLKQTESEVNSLKAVVEEAKAENVRLRERLLDKENELQSISEENEELRTRETVALAKVEELSKLLAEASAKNIPVENGELSDSEKDYDLLPKVVEFSAENGNGGKEDKHMFEFPYQHVEEPQEDKDQEKESVVPVELKVENGNGNPNEGNGIPQEEEKKKEQDDDSVEVEGKMWENCKIGEKDLPPEKEPGQESFEDDLDSKADGENFDQVNGLPPSDSFNNSGSFPSKEQQIKKKKPLLKKFGSLLKKRATSGNK from the exons ATGAATTCTTCTAAATCCAA ATCCAGTATTCCTGAAGCTTCACAGAGCAAAACCTTAACAGCAACTCCAAGAGTTAGCAAAGTAACCAGGGTGGTTGCTAAATCAGATGCCGATTCACCTAAGCCTCTGCAAAACTCACGAGTTTCAATTGACCGTTCCCCAAGATCAGCTGATTCAAAGCCTCTGCAAAATTCACGACTCTCAATTGACCGTTCCCCAAGATCAGCTGATCCAAAGCCAGCCATGCAAAATTCACGACTGTCAATTGACCGTTCCCCAAGATCAGCTGATCCAAAGCCAGCCATTGATCGCCGGTCTCCAAAGCCAAAGATTGCAACTCCACCAGAT AGACCACGAGTATTGAAGGTATCAGAACTAGAGGCTCAACTGAATCTTGTGCAGGAGGATCTTAGGAAGTCTAAGGAACGATTAGCTTCTGCTGAGAAGGACAAAGCTCAGGTACTCGCGGAATTGAGGGAAGCCAAGAGATTGGCTGAGGAGGCAAATGAGAAGCTCAGTGAGGCCCTTGTTGCCAAAAAACGAGCTGAGGAGAATTCTGAGATTGAGAAGTTCAGAGCTGTTGAGTTGGAGCAGGCAGGTATTGAGGCAGCTCAAAGGCAAGATGGCGAGTGGCAGAAAGAACTTGAGGCTGTTAGGAGTCAACATGCTGTGGATGTTGCTGCTTTGCTCTCTGCCACCCAAGATCTCCAACGGGTGAAGCAGGAGCTAGCTATGGCCTCTGATGCAAAAAACCAGGCACTTAGCCATGCTGATGATGCAGCTAAAATTGCAGAAATCCATGCTAAAAAGGTGGAGCTTCTGTCTGCAGAGGTGATTCGGCTGAAGGCCATGTTCGACTCAAAGTCAGAGAGAGAGGCTAATGAGAGCACTGAGTTGATAAAGATACTGAACTCCGAAGTGGATTCTCTGAAACAAGAGCTTGCTAAAGCAAAAAGTATTGAGCAAAAGTTGCTTGAAACAGAAGCTTTGGTTGAACAATTTAGAATTGAAGTGGAGGCTGCAAAAAAGGCTGAATTAACTGCTAGTAATTTGGTGGAGGAGTGGCGGAAGAAAGTCAGGGAATTTGAAAGTCGGGTTGAAGAAGCAAACCAAATGGAGAGATCTGCAACTGAATCATTGGATTTATTGATGAAACAACTAGAAGGGAAGAGTAATTTATTACAGGATTCAGAATCTGAAATTGCTTCTCTTAAAGAGAAGGTTGATTCAATGGAGATCTCAATTGGGCAACAGAGAAAggattttgaagaatcagaacaTCGTCTTGAGACAGCTAAGCAAGAGGCATCAGAAATGGTACGGATGGTTGAATTTATGAAGGCTGAGCTTGAAACTGTGACGGAGGAGAAGATGCAGGCACTGAACAATGAGCAGCTTGCAGCTTCTAGTGTTCAAGACCTTCTAGCCGAGAAGAACAAACTAATAAATGAGCTAGAAACCTCCAGGGGCGAAGAGGAGAAGAGTAAGAAGGCATTGGAAAGTTTAGCTTCAGCATTGCAAGAAGTCTCTGCAGACGCAAGAGAAGCCAAAGAGAAGTTTTTGTCCAGTAAAGATGAGCTTGAAAATGCTAAGACCCAGAtagaagaattgaaatttgtTGTGCATACAACAAATGAGAAGTATGAAACCATGCTTGAGGAGTCAAAACAAGAGATTGATCTTCTTACAAAAGCTCTTGATTACTCCAATCACGAAGTCAAGAACTCCAAGGCTGAATGGGAGCGAAAAGAGCTCAACTTAGGGAGTTCTATAaagaaatcagaagaagaaacctATGTTGCTAAACGAGAAATTGATAGGCTTGTTCATTTACTCAAAAAAGCTGAGGATGAAGCTCAGTCTTCAAAGGAGGAAGGGGCTAGGATTCTGAGTACCCTAAAGCAAACTGAGTCAGAGGTGAATTCTTTGAAAGCGGTTGTGGAGGAAGCCAAGGCTGAGAACGTGAGACTGAGAGAGAGATTATTGGACAAAGAGAATGAGTTGCAAAGTATCAGTGAAGAGAATGAGGAGCTCCGGACAAGAGAAACTGTTGCTCTTGCAAAAGTTGAGGAGTTGTCAAAGTTGCTTGCAGAGGCTTCTGCCAAGAACATTCCCGTGGAAAATGGAGAGCTATCTGATAGTGAGAAAGATTATGATCTGCTACCAAAGGTAGTAGAGTTCTCAGCAGAAAATGGAAATGGAGGAAAAGAGGATAAGCACATGTTTGAATTTCCATATCAACATGTTGAGGAACCCCAGGAAGACAAAGATCAGGAGAAGGAGTCGGTGGTGCCTGTGGAATTAAAGGTGGAGAATGGGAATGGAAACCCCAACGAAGGGAATGGAATTCcccaagaagaggaaaagaaaaaagaacaagatgATGATTCAGTAGAGGTGGAGGGGAAGATGTGGGAGAACTGCAAGATTGGGGAGAAGGATCTCCCACCAGAGAAAGAGCCTGGGCAGGAGTCCTTTGAAGATGACCTTGATTCAAAGGCGGATGGGGAGAATTTTGACCAGGTGAATGGGTTACCTCCATCAGACAGCTTTAACAATAGCGGAAGCTTTCCATCCAAGGAGCAGcagataaaaaagaagaagccatTGCTCAAGAAGTTTGGAAGCCTGCTAAAGAAGAGGGCAACCAGTGGCAACAAGTAG
- the LOC122079626 gene encoding WEB family protein At3g02930, chloroplastic-like isoform X2, which produces MNSSKSKSSIPEASQSKTLTATPRVSKVTRVVAKSDADSPKPLQNSRVSIDRSPRSADSKPLQNSRLSIDRSPRSADPKPAMQNSRLSIDRSPRSADPKPAIDRRSPKPKIATPPDEDLRKSKERLASAEKDKAQVLAELREAKRLAEEANEKLSEALVAKKRAEENSEIEKFRAVELEQAGIEAAQRQDGEWQKELEAVRSQHAVDVAALLSATQDLQRVKQELAMASDAKNQALSHADDAAKIAEIHAKKVELLSAEVIRLKAMFDSKSEREANESTELIKILNSEVDSLKQELAKAKSIEQKLLETEALVEQFRIEVEAAKKAELTASNLVEEWRKKVREFESRVEEANQMERSATESLDLLMKQLEGKSNLLQDSESEIASLKEKVDSMEISIGQQRKDFEESEHRLETAKQEASEMVRMVEFMKAELETVTEEKMQALNNEQLAASSVQDLLAEKNKLINELETSRGEEEKSKKALESLASALQEVSADAREAKEKFLSSKDELENAKTQIEELKFVVHTTNEKYETMLEESKQEIDLLTKALDYSNHEVKNSKAEWERKELNLGSSIKKSEEETYVAKREIDRLVHLLKKAEDEAQSSKEEGARILSTLKQTESEVNSLKAVVEEAKAENVRLRERLLDKENELQSISEENEELRTRETVALAKVEELSKLLAEASAKNIPVENGELSDSEKDYDLLPKVVEFSAENGNGGKEDKHMFEFPYQHVEEPQEDKDQEKESVVPVELKVENGNGNPNEGNGIPQEEEKKKEQDDDSVEVEGKMWENCKIGEKDLPPEKEPGQESFEDDLDSKADGENFDQVNGLPPSDSFNNSGSFPSKEQQIKKKKPLLKKFGSLLKKRATSGNK; this is translated from the exons ATGAATTCTTCTAAATCCAA ATCCAGTATTCCTGAAGCTTCACAGAGCAAAACCTTAACAGCAACTCCAAGAGTTAGCAAAGTAACCAGGGTGGTTGCTAAATCAGATGCCGATTCACCTAAGCCTCTGCAAAACTCACGAGTTTCAATTGACCGTTCCCCAAGATCAGCTGATTCAAAGCCTCTGCAAAATTCACGACTCTCAATTGACCGTTCCCCAAGATCAGCTGATCCAAAGCCAGCCATGCAAAATTCACGACTGTCAATTGACCGTTCCCCAAGATCAGCTGATCCAAAGCCAGCCATTGATCGCCGGTCTCCAAAGCCAAAGATTGCAACTCCACCAGAT GAGGATCTTAGGAAGTCTAAGGAACGATTAGCTTCTGCTGAGAAGGACAAAGCTCAGGTACTCGCGGAATTGAGGGAAGCCAAGAGATTGGCTGAGGAGGCAAATGAGAAGCTCAGTGAGGCCCTTGTTGCCAAAAAACGAGCTGAGGAGAATTCTGAGATTGAGAAGTTCAGAGCTGTTGAGTTGGAGCAGGCAGGTATTGAGGCAGCTCAAAGGCAAGATGGCGAGTGGCAGAAAGAACTTGAGGCTGTTAGGAGTCAACATGCTGTGGATGTTGCTGCTTTGCTCTCTGCCACCCAAGATCTCCAACGGGTGAAGCAGGAGCTAGCTATGGCCTCTGATGCAAAAAACCAGGCACTTAGCCATGCTGATGATGCAGCTAAAATTGCAGAAATCCATGCTAAAAAGGTGGAGCTTCTGTCTGCAGAGGTGATTCGGCTGAAGGCCATGTTCGACTCAAAGTCAGAGAGAGAGGCTAATGAGAGCACTGAGTTGATAAAGATACTGAACTCCGAAGTGGATTCTCTGAAACAAGAGCTTGCTAAAGCAAAAAGTATTGAGCAAAAGTTGCTTGAAACAGAAGCTTTGGTTGAACAATTTAGAATTGAAGTGGAGGCTGCAAAAAAGGCTGAATTAACTGCTAGTAATTTGGTGGAGGAGTGGCGGAAGAAAGTCAGGGAATTTGAAAGTCGGGTTGAAGAAGCAAACCAAATGGAGAGATCTGCAACTGAATCATTGGATTTATTGATGAAACAACTAGAAGGGAAGAGTAATTTATTACAGGATTCAGAATCTGAAATTGCTTCTCTTAAAGAGAAGGTTGATTCAATGGAGATCTCAATTGGGCAACAGAGAAAggattttgaagaatcagaacaTCGTCTTGAGACAGCTAAGCAAGAGGCATCAGAAATGGTACGGATGGTTGAATTTATGAAGGCTGAGCTTGAAACTGTGACGGAGGAGAAGATGCAGGCACTGAACAATGAGCAGCTTGCAGCTTCTAGTGTTCAAGACCTTCTAGCCGAGAAGAACAAACTAATAAATGAGCTAGAAACCTCCAGGGGCGAAGAGGAGAAGAGTAAGAAGGCATTGGAAAGTTTAGCTTCAGCATTGCAAGAAGTCTCTGCAGACGCAAGAGAAGCCAAAGAGAAGTTTTTGTCCAGTAAAGATGAGCTTGAAAATGCTAAGACCCAGAtagaagaattgaaatttgtTGTGCATACAACAAATGAGAAGTATGAAACCATGCTTGAGGAGTCAAAACAAGAGATTGATCTTCTTACAAAAGCTCTTGATTACTCCAATCACGAAGTCAAGAACTCCAAGGCTGAATGGGAGCGAAAAGAGCTCAACTTAGGGAGTTCTATAaagaaatcagaagaagaaacctATGTTGCTAAACGAGAAATTGATAGGCTTGTTCATTTACTCAAAAAAGCTGAGGATGAAGCTCAGTCTTCAAAGGAGGAAGGGGCTAGGATTCTGAGTACCCTAAAGCAAACTGAGTCAGAGGTGAATTCTTTGAAAGCGGTTGTGGAGGAAGCCAAGGCTGAGAACGTGAGACTGAGAGAGAGATTATTGGACAAAGAGAATGAGTTGCAAAGTATCAGTGAAGAGAATGAGGAGCTCCGGACAAGAGAAACTGTTGCTCTTGCAAAAGTTGAGGAGTTGTCAAAGTTGCTTGCAGAGGCTTCTGCCAAGAACATTCCCGTGGAAAATGGAGAGCTATCTGATAGTGAGAAAGATTATGATCTGCTACCAAAGGTAGTAGAGTTCTCAGCAGAAAATGGAAATGGAGGAAAAGAGGATAAGCACATGTTTGAATTTCCATATCAACATGTTGAGGAACCCCAGGAAGACAAAGATCAGGAGAAGGAGTCGGTGGTGCCTGTGGAATTAAAGGTGGAGAATGGGAATGGAAACCCCAACGAAGGGAATGGAATTCcccaagaagaggaaaagaaaaaagaacaagatgATGATTCAGTAGAGGTGGAGGGGAAGATGTGGGAGAACTGCAAGATTGGGGAGAAGGATCTCCCACCAGAGAAAGAGCCTGGGCAGGAGTCCTTTGAAGATGACCTTGATTCAAAGGCGGATGGGGAGAATTTTGACCAGGTGAATGGGTTACCTCCATCAGACAGCTTTAACAATAGCGGAAGCTTTCCATCCAAGGAGCAGcagataaaaaagaagaagccatTGCTCAAGAAGTTTGGAAGCCTGCTAAAGAAGAGGGCAACCAGTGGCAACAAGTAG
- the LOC122079626 gene encoding WEB family protein At3g02930, chloroplastic-like isoform X3 — MNSSKSKSSIPEASQSKTLTATPRVSKVTRVVAKSDADSPKPLQNSRVSIDRSPRSADSKPLQNSRLSIDRSPRSADPKPAIDRRSPKPKIATPPDRPRVLKVSELEAQLNLVQEDLRKSKERLASAEKDKAQVLAELREAKRLAEEANEKLSEALVAKKRAEENSEIEKFRAVELEQAGIEAAQRQDGEWQKELEAVRSQHAVDVAALLSATQDLQRVKQELAMASDAKNQALSHADDAAKIAEIHAKKVELLSAEVIRLKAMFDSKSEREANESTELIKILNSEVDSLKQELAKAKSIEQKLLETEALVEQFRIEVEAAKKAELTASNLVEEWRKKVREFESRVEEANQMERSATESLDLLMKQLEGKSNLLQDSESEIASLKEKVDSMEISIGQQRKDFEESEHRLETAKQEASEMVRMVEFMKAELETVTEEKMQALNNEQLAASSVQDLLAEKNKLINELETSRGEEEKSKKALESLASALQEVSADAREAKEKFLSSKDELENAKTQIEELKFVVHTTNEKYETMLEESKQEIDLLTKALDYSNHEVKNSKAEWERKELNLGSSIKKSEEETYVAKREIDRLVHLLKKAEDEAQSSKEEGARILSTLKQTESEVNSLKAVVEEAKAENVRLRERLLDKENELQSISEENEELRTRETVALAKVEELSKLLAEASAKNIPVENGELSDSEKDYDLLPKVVEFSAENGNGGKEDKHMFEFPYQHVEEPQEDKDQEKESVVPVELKVENGNGNPNEGNGIPQEEEKKKEQDDDSVEVEGKMWENCKIGEKDLPPEKEPGQESFEDDLDSKADGENFDQVNGLPPSDSFNNSGSFPSKEQQIKKKKPLLKKFGSLLKKRATSGNK; from the exons ATGAATTCTTCTAAATCCAA ATCCAGTATTCCTGAAGCTTCACAGAGCAAAACCTTAACAGCAACTCCAAGAGTTAGCAAAGTAACCAGGGTGGTTGCTAAATCAGATGCCGATTCACCTAAGCCTCTGCAAAACTCACGAGTTTCAATTGACCGTTCCCCAAGATCAGCTGATTCAAAGCCTCTGCAAA ATTCACGACTGTCAATTGACCGTTCCCCAAGATCAGCTGATCCAAAGCCAGCCATTGATCGCCGGTCTCCAAAGCCAAAGATTGCAACTCCACCAGAT AGACCACGAGTATTGAAGGTATCAGAACTAGAGGCTCAACTGAATCTTGTGCAGGAGGATCTTAGGAAGTCTAAGGAACGATTAGCTTCTGCTGAGAAGGACAAAGCTCAGGTACTCGCGGAATTGAGGGAAGCCAAGAGATTGGCTGAGGAGGCAAATGAGAAGCTCAGTGAGGCCCTTGTTGCCAAAAAACGAGCTGAGGAGAATTCTGAGATTGAGAAGTTCAGAGCTGTTGAGTTGGAGCAGGCAGGTATTGAGGCAGCTCAAAGGCAAGATGGCGAGTGGCAGAAAGAACTTGAGGCTGTTAGGAGTCAACATGCTGTGGATGTTGCTGCTTTGCTCTCTGCCACCCAAGATCTCCAACGGGTGAAGCAGGAGCTAGCTATGGCCTCTGATGCAAAAAACCAGGCACTTAGCCATGCTGATGATGCAGCTAAAATTGCAGAAATCCATGCTAAAAAGGTGGAGCTTCTGTCTGCAGAGGTGATTCGGCTGAAGGCCATGTTCGACTCAAAGTCAGAGAGAGAGGCTAATGAGAGCACTGAGTTGATAAAGATACTGAACTCCGAAGTGGATTCTCTGAAACAAGAGCTTGCTAAAGCAAAAAGTATTGAGCAAAAGTTGCTTGAAACAGAAGCTTTGGTTGAACAATTTAGAATTGAAGTGGAGGCTGCAAAAAAGGCTGAATTAACTGCTAGTAATTTGGTGGAGGAGTGGCGGAAGAAAGTCAGGGAATTTGAAAGTCGGGTTGAAGAAGCAAACCAAATGGAGAGATCTGCAACTGAATCATTGGATTTATTGATGAAACAACTAGAAGGGAAGAGTAATTTATTACAGGATTCAGAATCTGAAATTGCTTCTCTTAAAGAGAAGGTTGATTCAATGGAGATCTCAATTGGGCAACAGAGAAAggattttgaagaatcagaacaTCGTCTTGAGACAGCTAAGCAAGAGGCATCAGAAATGGTACGGATGGTTGAATTTATGAAGGCTGAGCTTGAAACTGTGACGGAGGAGAAGATGCAGGCACTGAACAATGAGCAGCTTGCAGCTTCTAGTGTTCAAGACCTTCTAGCCGAGAAGAACAAACTAATAAATGAGCTAGAAACCTCCAGGGGCGAAGAGGAGAAGAGTAAGAAGGCATTGGAAAGTTTAGCTTCAGCATTGCAAGAAGTCTCTGCAGACGCAAGAGAAGCCAAAGAGAAGTTTTTGTCCAGTAAAGATGAGCTTGAAAATGCTAAGACCCAGAtagaagaattgaaatttgtTGTGCATACAACAAATGAGAAGTATGAAACCATGCTTGAGGAGTCAAAACAAGAGATTGATCTTCTTACAAAAGCTCTTGATTACTCCAATCACGAAGTCAAGAACTCCAAGGCTGAATGGGAGCGAAAAGAGCTCAACTTAGGGAGTTCTATAaagaaatcagaagaagaaacctATGTTGCTAAACGAGAAATTGATAGGCTTGTTCATTTACTCAAAAAAGCTGAGGATGAAGCTCAGTCTTCAAAGGAGGAAGGGGCTAGGATTCTGAGTACCCTAAAGCAAACTGAGTCAGAGGTGAATTCTTTGAAAGCGGTTGTGGAGGAAGCCAAGGCTGAGAACGTGAGACTGAGAGAGAGATTATTGGACAAAGAGAATGAGTTGCAAAGTATCAGTGAAGAGAATGAGGAGCTCCGGACAAGAGAAACTGTTGCTCTTGCAAAAGTTGAGGAGTTGTCAAAGTTGCTTGCAGAGGCTTCTGCCAAGAACATTCCCGTGGAAAATGGAGAGCTATCTGATAGTGAGAAAGATTATGATCTGCTACCAAAGGTAGTAGAGTTCTCAGCAGAAAATGGAAATGGAGGAAAAGAGGATAAGCACATGTTTGAATTTCCATATCAACATGTTGAGGAACCCCAGGAAGACAAAGATCAGGAGAAGGAGTCGGTGGTGCCTGTGGAATTAAAGGTGGAGAATGGGAATGGAAACCCCAACGAAGGGAATGGAATTCcccaagaagaggaaaagaaaaaagaacaagatgATGATTCAGTAGAGGTGGAGGGGAAGATGTGGGAGAACTGCAAGATTGGGGAGAAGGATCTCCCACCAGAGAAAGAGCCTGGGCAGGAGTCCTTTGAAGATGACCTTGATTCAAAGGCGGATGGGGAGAATTTTGACCAGGTGAATGGGTTACCTCCATCAGACAGCTTTAACAATAGCGGAAGCTTTCCATCCAAGGAGCAGcagataaaaaagaagaagccatTGCTCAAGAAGTTTGGAAGCCTGCTAAAGAAGAGGGCAACCAGTGGCAACAAGTAG
- the LOC122079626 gene encoding WEB family protein At3g02930, chloroplastic-like isoform X4 produces MNSSKSKSSIPEASQSKTLTATPRVSKVTRVVAKSDADSPKPLQNSRVSIDRSPRSADSKPLQNSRLSIDRSPRSADPKPAIDRRSPKPKIATPPDEDLRKSKERLASAEKDKAQVLAELREAKRLAEEANEKLSEALVAKKRAEENSEIEKFRAVELEQAGIEAAQRQDGEWQKELEAVRSQHAVDVAALLSATQDLQRVKQELAMASDAKNQALSHADDAAKIAEIHAKKVELLSAEVIRLKAMFDSKSEREANESTELIKILNSEVDSLKQELAKAKSIEQKLLETEALVEQFRIEVEAAKKAELTASNLVEEWRKKVREFESRVEEANQMERSATESLDLLMKQLEGKSNLLQDSESEIASLKEKVDSMEISIGQQRKDFEESEHRLETAKQEASEMVRMVEFMKAELETVTEEKMQALNNEQLAASSVQDLLAEKNKLINELETSRGEEEKSKKALESLASALQEVSADAREAKEKFLSSKDELENAKTQIEELKFVVHTTNEKYETMLEESKQEIDLLTKALDYSNHEVKNSKAEWERKELNLGSSIKKSEEETYVAKREIDRLVHLLKKAEDEAQSSKEEGARILSTLKQTESEVNSLKAVVEEAKAENVRLRERLLDKENELQSISEENEELRTRETVALAKVEELSKLLAEASAKNIPVENGELSDSEKDYDLLPKVVEFSAENGNGGKEDKHMFEFPYQHVEEPQEDKDQEKESVVPVELKVENGNGNPNEGNGIPQEEEKKKEQDDDSVEVEGKMWENCKIGEKDLPPEKEPGQESFEDDLDSKADGENFDQVNGLPPSDSFNNSGSFPSKEQQIKKKKPLLKKFGSLLKKRATSGNK; encoded by the exons ATGAATTCTTCTAAATCCAA ATCCAGTATTCCTGAAGCTTCACAGAGCAAAACCTTAACAGCAACTCCAAGAGTTAGCAAAGTAACCAGGGTGGTTGCTAAATCAGATGCCGATTCACCTAAGCCTCTGCAAAACTCACGAGTTTCAATTGACCGTTCCCCAAGATCAGCTGATTCAAAGCCTCTGCAAA ATTCACGACTGTCAATTGACCGTTCCCCAAGATCAGCTGATCCAAAGCCAGCCATTGATCGCCGGTCTCCAAAGCCAAAGATTGCAACTCCACCAGAT GAGGATCTTAGGAAGTCTAAGGAACGATTAGCTTCTGCTGAGAAGGACAAAGCTCAGGTACTCGCGGAATTGAGGGAAGCCAAGAGATTGGCTGAGGAGGCAAATGAGAAGCTCAGTGAGGCCCTTGTTGCCAAAAAACGAGCTGAGGAGAATTCTGAGATTGAGAAGTTCAGAGCTGTTGAGTTGGAGCAGGCAGGTATTGAGGCAGCTCAAAGGCAAGATGGCGAGTGGCAGAAAGAACTTGAGGCTGTTAGGAGTCAACATGCTGTGGATGTTGCTGCTTTGCTCTCTGCCACCCAAGATCTCCAACGGGTGAAGCAGGAGCTAGCTATGGCCTCTGATGCAAAAAACCAGGCACTTAGCCATGCTGATGATGCAGCTAAAATTGCAGAAATCCATGCTAAAAAGGTGGAGCTTCTGTCTGCAGAGGTGATTCGGCTGAAGGCCATGTTCGACTCAAAGTCAGAGAGAGAGGCTAATGAGAGCACTGAGTTGATAAAGATACTGAACTCCGAAGTGGATTCTCTGAAACAAGAGCTTGCTAAAGCAAAAAGTATTGAGCAAAAGTTGCTTGAAACAGAAGCTTTGGTTGAACAATTTAGAATTGAAGTGGAGGCTGCAAAAAAGGCTGAATTAACTGCTAGTAATTTGGTGGAGGAGTGGCGGAAGAAAGTCAGGGAATTTGAAAGTCGGGTTGAAGAAGCAAACCAAATGGAGAGATCTGCAACTGAATCATTGGATTTATTGATGAAACAACTAGAAGGGAAGAGTAATTTATTACAGGATTCAGAATCTGAAATTGCTTCTCTTAAAGAGAAGGTTGATTCAATGGAGATCTCAATTGGGCAACAGAGAAAggattttgaagaatcagaacaTCGTCTTGAGACAGCTAAGCAAGAGGCATCAGAAATGGTACGGATGGTTGAATTTATGAAGGCTGAGCTTGAAACTGTGACGGAGGAGAAGATGCAGGCACTGAACAATGAGCAGCTTGCAGCTTCTAGTGTTCAAGACCTTCTAGCCGAGAAGAACAAACTAATAAATGAGCTAGAAACCTCCAGGGGCGAAGAGGAGAAGAGTAAGAAGGCATTGGAAAGTTTAGCTTCAGCATTGCAAGAAGTCTCTGCAGACGCAAGAGAAGCCAAAGAGAAGTTTTTGTCCAGTAAAGATGAGCTTGAAAATGCTAAGACCCAGAtagaagaattgaaatttgtTGTGCATACAACAAATGAGAAGTATGAAACCATGCTTGAGGAGTCAAAACAAGAGATTGATCTTCTTACAAAAGCTCTTGATTACTCCAATCACGAAGTCAAGAACTCCAAGGCTGAATGGGAGCGAAAAGAGCTCAACTTAGGGAGTTCTATAaagaaatcagaagaagaaacctATGTTGCTAAACGAGAAATTGATAGGCTTGTTCATTTACTCAAAAAAGCTGAGGATGAAGCTCAGTCTTCAAAGGAGGAAGGGGCTAGGATTCTGAGTACCCTAAAGCAAACTGAGTCAGAGGTGAATTCTTTGAAAGCGGTTGTGGAGGAAGCCAAGGCTGAGAACGTGAGACTGAGAGAGAGATTATTGGACAAAGAGAATGAGTTGCAAAGTATCAGTGAAGAGAATGAGGAGCTCCGGACAAGAGAAACTGTTGCTCTTGCAAAAGTTGAGGAGTTGTCAAAGTTGCTTGCAGAGGCTTCTGCCAAGAACATTCCCGTGGAAAATGGAGAGCTATCTGATAGTGAGAAAGATTATGATCTGCTACCAAAGGTAGTAGAGTTCTCAGCAGAAAATGGAAATGGAGGAAAAGAGGATAAGCACATGTTTGAATTTCCATATCAACATGTTGAGGAACCCCAGGAAGACAAAGATCAGGAGAAGGAGTCGGTGGTGCCTGTGGAATTAAAGGTGGAGAATGGGAATGGAAACCCCAACGAAGGGAATGGAATTCcccaagaagaggaaaagaaaaaagaacaagatgATGATTCAGTAGAGGTGGAGGGGAAGATGTGGGAGAACTGCAAGATTGGGGAGAAGGATCTCCCACCAGAGAAAGAGCCTGGGCAGGAGTCCTTTGAAGATGACCTTGATTCAAAGGCGGATGGGGAGAATTTTGACCAGGTGAATGGGTTACCTCCATCAGACAGCTTTAACAATAGCGGAAGCTTTCCATCCAAGGAGCAGcagataaaaaagaagaagccatTGCTCAAGAAGTTTGGAAGCCTGCTAAAGAAGAGGGCAACCAGTGGCAACAAGTAG